From the Gallaecimonas mangrovi genome, one window contains:
- the cydB gene encoding cytochrome d ubiquinol oxidase subunit II, with protein MGIDLPVIWAVIIAAGVMFYIVMDGFDLGIGILFPFIKDRQERDLMVNTIAPVWDGNETWLVLGGAGLMAAFPLAYSVILSALYLPLLAMLIGLIWRGVAFEFRFKSDQSHQGFWDKAFFSGSVLATFSQGVVLGSFVQGIKVTHNAFEGGAFDWLSPFSVFCGFGLLATYALLGSTWLVLKTEGRLYRHVCALSRRLLTALAFFILAVSLWTPLQSPAVFTRWFSLPNLYFFLPVPVLTLLALWQLYKTLKGNPHSVPFLLTLCLVFLGYSGLIISIWPHIIPPNISLEQASSPPQSQGFALVGALLILPIILGYTAWSYYVFRGKVRLGEGYHH; from the coding sequence ATGGGTATTGACTTACCGGTGATCTGGGCGGTGATCATCGCCGCAGGGGTGATGTTCTATATCGTCATGGACGGCTTTGATTTAGGCATCGGCATTTTATTTCCCTTTATTAAAGACCGCCAAGAACGCGACTTAATGGTTAACACCATCGCACCGGTGTGGGATGGCAATGAAACTTGGCTGGTATTGGGGGGCGCTGGGCTAATGGCAGCTTTCCCGCTGGCCTATTCGGTGATTTTAAGTGCCCTTTATTTGCCACTGCTGGCAATGTTGATTGGCCTTATATGGCGTGGCGTTGCCTTTGAATTTCGCTTTAAATCTGACCAATCTCACCAAGGGTTTTGGGACAAAGCCTTTTTCAGTGGTTCAGTATTGGCCACCTTTAGCCAAGGCGTGGTGCTAGGGAGTTTTGTGCAGGGTATAAAGGTTACCCATAACGCTTTTGAAGGCGGTGCCTTTGACTGGCTCAGTCCCTTTAGTGTGTTTTGTGGTTTCGGTTTACTGGCAACCTATGCTTTGCTGGGTAGCACTTGGCTGGTACTCAAAACCGAAGGCCGCTTATATCGGCATGTTTGCGCGCTTAGCCGTCGTTTGTTAACCGCACTGGCATTCTTTATATTGGCCGTTAGTCTATGGACGCCGTTGCAATCGCCTGCGGTCTTTACGCGCTGGTTTAGTCTTCCTAACCTTTACTTTTTCCTACCGGTACCGGTGCTTACATTGCTAGCACTTTGGCAGCTATATAAAACGTTAAAAGGTAACCCCCACAGTGTGCCTTTCCTGTTGACCTTATGCTTAGTCTTTTTGGGGTATAGCGGCCTTATTATCAGTATTTGGCCGCATATCATTCCACCCAATATCAGCTTGGAGCAAGCCTCATCACCACCGCAAAGCCAGGGGTTTGCATTGGTTGGTGCCTTGCTGATATTGCCGATAATTCTGGGTTATACCGCTTGGTCCTACTATGTATTTAGAGGAAAAGTGAGGTTAGGAGAGGGTTACCATCATTAA
- a CDS encoding tRNA-binding protein produces MEQIGFDDFLKVELRVGRVLSADVFKEARKPAYKLHVDFGPELGVRKSSAQITEHYQPEALVGKLVVAVVNFPKKQIGPLMSECLVTGFHDQNGHVALCVPDKDVPLGTRLL; encoded by the coding sequence ATGGAGCAAATTGGTTTTGATGACTTTTTAAAAGTCGAACTGCGGGTAGGGCGAGTGCTTAGCGCTGACGTTTTTAAAGAAGCTCGAAAGCCTGCTTACAAGTTACACGTGGACTTTGGCCCTGAACTTGGGGTGCGCAAATCATCGGCGCAAATTACCGAGCATTATCAGCCAGAAGCCTTAGTCGGCAAACTGGTGGTGGCGGTGGTGAATTTTCCAAAAAAGCAAATTGGTCCTTTGATGTCAGAATGCTTGGTGACCGGCTTTCATGACCAAAACGGCCATGTCGCCCTTTGTGTGCCCGACAAAGACGTGCCGTTAGGTACCCGCCTGTTATAG
- a CDS encoding aminotransferase-like domain-containing protein — MSFRYQQLANTLLNDIHQGRWQAGDMLPSVRQLMQHWQLSRATVLHALSELELQGYIHAQPRRGYFVNARDSQAHNNTQQTPEAAPRLFSINDVVHDVMLKGAAFDLLPSESRFDAKPPALELLHRAISRVMRHGKGAQHQHYEEPAGLLELRETLASRLRQQGTNTVASDITVTQGCQHALLLALKSCTQAGDVVAVESPGYFGTLQLLQELGLQVLELPCHPITGLAVAEVADALTRWPIKALVLTPSFATPTGALMPLEARQQLAQLAKQHQLTLIEDHIYAELAFNGETLPPMLAFAPQHTLLCGSFSKSLSRDLRLGYITGPAFSKRLPHLKQITSLASSRFIEQGVDDFIRRGDYDRHLRREIQTLRVQRNALVELLQRTFEDGQYSIPEGGLCLWLSLNPHVDTLALYQQARREGIVITPGTMFTSQPGLYRHCLRLSFAHPWSAPRRQALIRLKTLCQQLSSGEISEI; from the coding sequence GTGTCTTTTCGCTACCAACAGTTGGCCAATACGTTGCTTAATGATATTCACCAAGGCCGCTGGCAAGCTGGCGACATGCTGCCGTCGGTGAGACAACTGATGCAGCACTGGCAGCTTTCCCGGGCAACGGTGTTGCATGCCCTTAGCGAATTAGAGCTGCAAGGTTATATTCACGCCCAGCCTCGGCGCGGCTATTTTGTTAACGCCCGCGATAGCCAAGCCCATAACAACACGCAGCAAACCCCCGAAGCGGCACCAAGACTATTCAGCATTAACGACGTGGTGCACGACGTTATGCTCAAAGGTGCAGCTTTTGATTTGCTGCCGAGTGAAAGCCGTTTTGACGCCAAGCCCCCTGCGCTCGAATTGCTGCACCGCGCCATTAGCCGCGTCATGCGCCATGGTAAAGGCGCGCAACATCAGCATTATGAAGAACCTGCAGGCTTACTAGAGCTAAGGGAAACGCTGGCATCAAGGCTGCGCCAGCAAGGCACCAATACCGTGGCTAGCGATATCACTGTTACCCAAGGCTGCCAGCATGCCCTGCTACTCGCGCTAAAAAGCTGCACCCAAGCCGGTGACGTAGTGGCGGTGGAAAGTCCAGGCTATTTCGGCACCTTGCAGCTGTTACAAGAGTTGGGGTTACAAGTACTGGAACTGCCCTGCCACCCCATCACGGGGCTGGCGGTAGCGGAGGTGGCCGATGCGCTAACGCGATGGCCGATTAAAGCGCTGGTGCTTACCCCCAGTTTTGCCACGCCTACAGGGGCCTTAATGCCCCTTGAGGCGCGCCAACAACTGGCACAATTGGCCAAGCAACATCAGTTGACCTTGATTGAAGACCATATCTACGCCGAACTGGCCTTTAACGGAGAAACACTACCGCCTATGCTGGCGTTTGCCCCGCAACATACCTTGCTTTGTGGATCGTTTTCGAAAAGCTTGTCGCGGGATTTACGGCTGGGCTATATCACCGGGCCTGCTTTTAGCAAGCGTCTGCCGCATTTAAAACAGATCACTTCATTGGCCAGTAGCCGCTTTATCGAACAAGGGGTGGATGACTTTATTCGCCGGGGCGACTACGACCGGCACCTTCGCCGCGAAATACAGACCCTAAGGGTACAGCGCAATGCCTTAGTGGAGTTGTTGCAACGAACCTTTGAAGACGGCCAATACAGCATCCCCGAGGGCGGCCTGTGCTTATGGTTAAGCCTAAACCCACATGTCGATACCTTGGCGCTTTATCAGCAGGCTCGCCGCGAAGGCATTGTTATCACCCCGGGCACCATGTTTACCAGTCAACCCGGGCTTTATCGGCACTGTTTACGGCTGAGCTTTGCTCACCCTTGGAGCGCGCCACGGCGCCAGGCCTTAATACGACTAAAGACCCTTTGCCAACAACTTAGCTCGGGCGAAATATCTGAAATTTAA
- a CDS encoding cytochrome ubiquinol oxidase subunit I: protein MGFFDALHLARLQFGFTVSFHIIFPAITIGLASFLAVLEGLWLWKKDPVYKDLYFFWSKIFAVNFAMGVVSGLVMAYQFGTNWSYFSTFAGSVTGPLLSYEVLTAFFLEAGFLGVQLFGWGRVSPRLHYFATLMVALGTLISATWILASNSWMQTPQGYDVVNGKVVPVDWFKIIFNPSFFYRLPHMVLAAYLSTALFVGATAAWHLLKGTANVAVKRMLSMAMWMLLCAIPVQVLVGDAHGLNTLEHQPAKLAAIEAHWQNQPGEAVPLVLFALPDNDGETNHFALEIPHLGSLILTHSFNGQIPALKDFPKADRPNVAVVFWTFRVMVALGLLMLALAVWGLWLRWRGRLYQNRLFLRVALWMGPSGLAALLAGWMTTEIGRQPWVVYGLMRTKDAVSNHAAAAMAGTLITIIVVYLLVFGTGIYYLLRLAAKGPQPAASTENSHPNHSPARPLSAVDESLYDEEKH, encoded by the coding sequence ATGGGGTTCTTTGACGCCTTACATCTAGCGCGGCTGCAATTTGGCTTTACCGTGTCTTTTCACATTATCTTCCCGGCTATCACCATTGGCCTTGCCTCGTTTTTGGCGGTACTTGAAGGGTTATGGCTATGGAAGAAAGACCCTGTTTATAAAGATCTCTATTTTTTCTGGTCAAAAATCTTTGCCGTCAACTTTGCTATGGGAGTGGTCTCGGGGCTGGTTATGGCCTATCAGTTCGGCACCAATTGGAGTTACTTTTCCACCTTCGCCGGCTCCGTTACCGGGCCGTTACTGAGCTATGAAGTGCTAACAGCCTTCTTTTTGGAAGCGGGATTTTTAGGGGTTCAGCTGTTTGGCTGGGGCCGGGTTAGCCCAAGACTGCATTATTTCGCTACCTTGATGGTGGCACTGGGCACTTTAATTTCTGCTACCTGGATCTTGGCTTCTAACAGCTGGATGCAAACACCACAGGGCTACGACGTTGTGAACGGCAAGGTGGTGCCGGTTGATTGGTTCAAAATCATTTTTAACCCATCGTTCTTCTATCGCTTACCCCATATGGTGCTAGCCGCCTATCTGAGCACAGCACTTTTTGTCGGCGCTACTGCGGCTTGGCATTTATTAAAAGGCACTGCGAATGTCGCCGTGAAACGAATGCTGTCCATGGCAATGTGGATGCTGCTCTGTGCCATTCCAGTGCAGGTGTTGGTTGGCGACGCCCATGGTCTTAACACCTTAGAGCATCAGCCCGCCAAACTGGCGGCCATTGAAGCGCACTGGCAAAACCAGCCCGGCGAAGCGGTGCCATTAGTACTATTTGCACTGCCTGACAATGACGGCGAAACCAACCACTTTGCCCTTGAGATCCCGCACCTGGGCAGCTTGATCCTAACCCACAGTTTCAACGGTCAGATCCCGGCGTTAAAGGATTTCCCAAAAGCTGACCGGCCCAATGTCGCCGTGGTGTTCTGGACTTTTAGAGTAATGGTGGCGCTGGGTTTGTTGATGCTGGCTTTGGCTGTTTGGGGCTTATGGTTACGCTGGCGCGGGCGGCTGTATCAAAACCGATTGTTTTTGCGTGTAGCACTGTGGATGGGGCCTAGTGGTTTGGCCGCTTTGCTGGCCGGCTGGATGACCACTGAGATTGGCCGCCAACCTTGGGTGGTGTATGGGCTGATGCGTACCAAAGATGCGGTTTCTAATCATGCTGCAGCGGCAATGGCCGGCACGTTGATAACCATTATCGTGGTTTACCTGTTGGTGTTTGGTACTGGCATTTACTACCTGCTACGCCTTGCTGCCAAAGGGCCTCAACCGGCAGCAAGCACCGAAAATTCACACCCCAATCACAGCCCGGCTCGCCCCTTAAGTGCGGTGGATGAAAGCCTTTATGATGAGGAGAAACACTGA
- a CDS encoding YbaK/EbsC family protein, whose translation MPTLSASATKVQQFLAAKGVDMDVVELPGSTRTAKEAASTLGCAVAQIAKSLIFKDAVSGLAVLIVASGSNRVDVAKVEAATGLTLEKADADFVRTQTGFAIGGVPPVAHANPVITLLDTDLKKYPQLWAAAGTPHAVFPLKAADLSTLTDGRWLVIA comes from the coding sequence ATGCCAACACTCAGTGCCAGTGCAACCAAAGTACAACAGTTTCTTGCTGCCAAAGGCGTTGATATGGATGTTGTTGAATTGCCCGGTTCCACCCGCACTGCCAAAGAGGCGGCCAGCACCCTTGGCTGCGCGGTAGCCCAGATAGCCAAGTCGCTTATTTTCAAAGATGCGGTGTCGGGTTTAGCGGTACTGATTGTGGCTTCTGGCAGTAATCGGGTTGATGTGGCCAAGGTTGAGGCGGCTACCGGCTTAACCCTGGAAAAAGCCGATGCCGATTTTGTGCGCACGCAAACCGGCTTTGCTATTGGTGGCGTGCCGCCGGTGGCCCATGCTAACCCGGTTATAACCTTGCTCGACACCGACCTAAAAAAATACCCACAACTGTGGGCTGCCGCCGGCACGCCACATGCGGTTTTTCCGCTGAAGGCGGCCGATTTATCAACATTAACCGATGGCCGCTGGCTTGTCATAGCGTAG
- a CDS encoding flavin reductase family protein, translating to MHFYEPGLGHGLPHDPFNSIIAPRPIGWISSQSQDGVLNLAPYSFFNAFNYIPPIIGFASVGAKDSLANIQQTGEFCWNLVTRPLAEKMNQTCAAVGPEVNEFDLAGLTPKASTVVSVPHVQETPVAFECKLSQCIQLTTAAGAAVNTWLVLGEVVGVHIDKSLLKNGVFDTAAAQPALRGGGPGDYFTISEALKFQIFRPS from the coding sequence ATACATTTTTACGAGCCGGGCCTTGGCCACGGTTTGCCTCACGATCCCTTTAACAGCATTATTGCCCCAAGGCCGATTGGCTGGATCTCAAGTCAAAGCCAAGACGGGGTATTAAATCTGGCTCCCTACAGCTTTTTTAATGCCTTTAACTACATTCCGCCCATTATCGGTTTTGCCAGTGTTGGCGCTAAAGACAGCCTGGCCAATATTCAGCAGACCGGCGAGTTTTGCTGGAACCTGGTTACCCGACCCTTGGCCGAAAAAATGAACCAAACCTGCGCGGCGGTTGGCCCGGAGGTGAATGAGTTTGACCTGGCAGGGCTAACGCCCAAGGCCTCAACAGTGGTATCGGTGCCCCACGTGCAAGAAACACCGGTGGCGTTTGAATGTAAGCTCAGTCAATGCATTCAGCTCACCACGGCGGCGGGCGCTGCTGTTAACACTTGGCTGGTCCTTGGCGAAGTGGTTGGCGTACACATTGATAAAAGCCTGCTTAAAAACGGTGTTTTTGATACCGCGGCTGCCCAGCCGGCGCTGCGCGGCGGTGGTCCAGGCGATTATTTCACCATCAGTGAAGCGCTTAAATTTCAGATATTTCGCCCGAGCTAA
- a CDS encoding tetratricopeptide repeat protein, translating into MFTHLKRPQLALLLCFLLLLFTSKSGLTAEPPRYVGSGDCGRCHQQQAADFKNSDHDLAMQPATAKTVLGNFNNQTFTSNGVQSRFYLKDGQFMVQTDDENGQLHDYPITYTFGVYPLQQYLIPMSGGRLQALGIAWDSRDKSQGGQRWFHLYPGQHITHSSPLHWTKPAQNWNFMCAECHSTHLDKNYDAKTQRYNTHWAAVNVACEACHGPASNHLKWAEKTPGWQQMANMGLVQRLDETHGVSWQMDNKTGQPVRSQPNRSRKELAVCAGCHSRRAQFFEDDRQGQPLMTSFLPALLDAGNYHADGQIEGEVYVYGSFIQSRMYQAGVTCTDCHNPHSLKLKLPGNAVCLQCHKASRYDGPQHSFHPAGTMASQCVNCHMPAQTYMVVDARRDHSIRVPRPDLSVTLGTPNACNQCHTDKTAQWASEAVKHWYGHMPTGYQHYQSILHNARLTEPGTEQALLAFLANKQQPAIARATAAQMLGPYIGPSNVQDVALLLKDPSPLVRAGAIQALPALPAIVRWQLVRTLLTDPSRVIRALAASVLTDIPEQEVPADERWALSQANHDYLASLAFNADSATSQVHLGDYYRAKGQFSKAEQAYQQALSLDPGWETAYVNLADLYRAQGLDEKGALLLRSALSRHPDSATINHSYGLLLIRQQHLADALPFLQKAATLNPLNARYIYVYAVALNSLGQRQQALAVVKEGIKTIGQAPQLSQLLLQL; encoded by the coding sequence ATGTTTACGCATTTAAAACGCCCTCAGCTGGCTTTATTGCTCTGTTTTTTGCTACTGCTTTTCACCTCAAAAAGCGGGCTAACGGCAGAGCCGCCACGCTATGTTGGCAGTGGCGATTGCGGCCGCTGCCATCAGCAACAAGCAGCCGACTTTAAAAACTCGGACCATGATTTGGCCATGCAACCGGCCACGGCAAAGACGGTACTGGGTAACTTTAACAATCAAACCTTTACCAGCAACGGGGTGCAATCTCGCTTCTACCTAAAAGATGGCCAATTCATGGTGCAAACCGATGATGAGAATGGCCAGCTGCACGACTACCCCATTACTTACACCTTCGGTGTGTACCCCCTTCAGCAATACCTTATTCCGATGTCTGGCGGCCGGCTTCAAGCTTTAGGTATCGCCTGGGACAGCCGGGATAAAAGCCAAGGTGGCCAGCGCTGGTTTCATCTCTACCCTGGCCAGCACATTACCCACAGCAGCCCACTGCACTGGACCAAGCCCGCCCAAAACTGGAACTTTATGTGCGCCGAGTGCCATTCCACGCATTTAGATAAAAATTATGATGCGAAAACCCAGCGCTATAACACGCACTGGGCGGCAGTAAACGTGGCTTGTGAGGCGTGCCATGGCCCGGCTTCAAACCACCTCAAGTGGGCAGAGAAAACGCCGGGCTGGCAACAGATGGCCAATATGGGGCTGGTGCAACGGCTGGACGAAACACATGGCGTAAGCTGGCAAATGGATAACAAAACCGGGCAACCGGTGCGCAGTCAGCCCAACAGATCACGCAAAGAACTGGCGGTTTGTGCCGGTTGCCATTCACGACGGGCGCAGTTTTTTGAAGACGACCGCCAAGGCCAGCCATTGATGACCAGTTTTTTACCGGCGCTGCTAGACGCCGGTAACTACCATGCCGACGGCCAGATTGAAGGCGAAGTCTATGTCTACGGCTCGTTTATTCAAAGCCGTATGTACCAGGCTGGCGTTACCTGTACTGACTGCCACAACCCCCATAGCCTGAAGCTAAAACTCCCCGGCAATGCCGTTTGTTTGCAGTGCCATAAAGCCAGCCGTTACGACGGGCCCCAGCACAGCTTCCACCCTGCTGGCACAATGGCCAGTCAATGCGTTAACTGCCACATGCCGGCACAAACCTATATGGTGGTAGATGCGCGCCGCGACCACAGTATACGGGTGCCAAGGCCTGATTTATCGGTGACCTTAGGCACACCTAATGCCTGTAATCAGTGCCACACCGATAAAACCGCGCAGTGGGCTAGCGAAGCAGTTAAGCATTGGTATGGCCATATGCCAACGGGCTATCAGCACTATCAGTCAATACTGCATAACGCCAGGCTTACAGAGCCTGGCACCGAGCAGGCATTACTGGCTTTTTTAGCCAACAAACAGCAACCGGCGATAGCCAGAGCCACTGCCGCACAAATGCTGGGCCCCTACATCGGCCCCAGCAACGTCCAAGATGTAGCACTGCTGCTAAAAGACCCATCGCCCTTGGTACGCGCCGGGGCAATACAGGCGCTACCGGCTTTACCCGCAATAGTGCGGTGGCAACTGGTGCGAACCTTACTTACGGACCCAAGCCGGGTTATTCGCGCCTTGGCCGCCAGCGTATTGACCGACATTCCCGAGCAAGAAGTGCCAGCCGATGAGCGCTGGGCGCTCAGCCAGGCCAACCATGACTACCTGGCGAGCTTGGCCTTCAACGCAGATTCCGCCACATCACAAGTGCATCTGGGTGATTATTATCGGGCCAAAGGGCAATTTTCAAAGGCGGAGCAAGCATACCAACAAGCCCTGTCTTTAGACCCAGGCTGGGAAACGGCTTACGTGAACCTCGCCGACCTTTATCGCGCCCAGGGCTTGGATGAAAAAGGCGCTCTATTGCTGCGCTCAGCACTTAGTCGCCACCCCGACAGCGCCACCATCAATCACAGTTATGGCCTGCTGCTTATCCGCCAGCAACACCTGGCAGACGCCCTGCCCTTTTTACAAAAGGCCGCCACACTTAACCCGTTAAACGCGCGCTACATCTATGTTTATGCGGTGGCATTAAATAGCCTGGGCCAGCGCCAACAAGCGCTAGCCGTTGTTAAGGAAGGAATAAAAACCATTGGCCAAGCACCGCAACTCAGCCAATTGCTGCTGCAGCTATAA
- a CDS encoding arylsulfatase, translating to MRRVTAGILTLLLGTIVPLKAALAAEKPNILVIWGDDIGWENVSAYGMGVMGYTTPNIDSIGKEGIRFTDHYAQPSCTAGRAAFITGQDPIRSGMTTVGQPGDPLGWSAKSPSLAEVLKKQGYATGLFGKDHLGDRNSHLPTAHGFDEFFGNLYHLNVSEEEEQHDYQNFAKAYPGGPEAYAKKFGARGVIHSWATNKVDKTVDPRFGEVGKQRIVDTGPLTQERMKDFDGSEVIPMAEKFIAKAKNDGKPFFVWLNTTRMHLYTRLNSKWRYAAERYTSEADYHGSGMLQHDHDIGMMLKFLKDNGLEGNTIVWYSTDNGPEHSSWPHGATSPFRGEKMTTYEGGVRVISMLKWPGVIKSGQILNGIQEHQDMFTTLADAAGVKDVRAEMIKDKKQYIDGLDNMAYWTGKSDHSARKVYFYWYESQLSGVRMGPWKILFSTKENYYDTLTPRSAPMFFNLRMDPFESYSSVDAYGHLLQKVSWLFSPMNEIINNYVKTLAKYPPVQGAKSFNMSETMKKVMEQASQ from the coding sequence ATGAGAAGAGTCACAGCAGGGATCCTGACGCTACTGCTTGGGACAATAGTGCCGCTAAAGGCCGCCTTAGCGGCTGAAAAACCCAACATCTTAGTGATCTGGGGCGATGATATCGGTTGGGAAAACGTCAGTGCTTACGGTATGGGGGTAATGGGTTACACCACACCTAATATCGACAGTATTGGTAAGGAAGGCATCCGTTTTACCGACCATTACGCCCAGCCATCCTGTACTGCAGGCCGGGCAGCCTTTATTACTGGGCAAGACCCTATTCGCTCCGGGATGACGACCGTTGGCCAACCTGGCGATCCTTTGGGCTGGTCGGCTAAATCACCTAGTTTGGCTGAAGTGCTTAAAAAGCAAGGCTATGCCACTGGCTTGTTTGGTAAAGATCACCTTGGCGACCGCAACTCGCATTTACCCACCGCCCACGGTTTTGACGAGTTTTTCGGCAACCTCTATCACCTCAATGTTTCCGAAGAAGAAGAGCAGCACGACTACCAGAATTTTGCCAAGGCCTACCCAGGCGGCCCGGAAGCTTACGCTAAAAAATTCGGCGCCCGCGGCGTTATTCATAGCTGGGCCACGAATAAAGTGGATAAAACCGTTGACCCGCGCTTTGGTGAAGTTGGCAAGCAACGCATTGTTGATACCGGCCCCTTAACCCAGGAGCGAATGAAAGACTTTGATGGCAGTGAAGTTATCCCCATGGCCGAGAAGTTTATTGCAAAAGCCAAAAACGACGGCAAGCCATTCTTCGTGTGGCTTAACACCACCCGCATGCACCTCTACACCCGGTTGAACTCCAAGTGGCGCTATGCCGCCGAGAGGTACACCTCTGAAGCGGATTACCATGGCAGCGGCATGCTCCAGCATGACCACGACATCGGTATGATGCTCAAGTTTTTAAAAGATAACGGCCTTGAGGGGAATACCATCGTTTGGTACTCCACTGACAATGGTCCGGAGCATTCCTCTTGGCCCCACGGGGCAACCTCGCCCTTTAGAGGCGAGAAAATGACCACTTATGAAGGCGGTGTCAGGGTTATCTCCATGCTTAAGTGGCCAGGTGTCATTAAATCCGGGCAAATTCTTAATGGCATTCAAGAGCATCAAGATATGTTTACCACCCTGGCCGATGCGGCGGGTGTGAAAGACGTTCGCGCCGAGATGATCAAAGATAAAAAGCAATATATCGATGGCCTCGATAACATGGCCTATTGGACCGGTAAGTCGGACCATTCTGCCCGCAAGGTGTATTTCTACTGGTATGAAAGTCAGCTGAGCGGCGTGCGTATGGGGCCTTGGAAGATTTTGTTCTCCACCAAGGAAAACTATTACGACACCCTGACCCCAAGAAGTGCGCCGATGTTCTTTAACCTGCGCATGGACCCCTTTGAAAGTTACTCCAGCGTCGATGCTTATGGCCACCTACTACAAAAGGTATCGTGGCTGTTTAGCCCGATGAACGAAATTATCAATAACTATGTGAAAACCTTGGCGAAGTATCCGCCAGTACAAGGTGCCAAATCGTTCAATATGTCGGAAACCATGAAAAAGGTCATGGAGCAGGCAAGCCAGTAA
- a CDS encoding GNAT family N-acetyltransferase translates to MKLIQCQLASEGEAILAIFNDAILHTTALYDYKARTWDDMAQWFAEKEKKQYPVLGVVNDNKQLMGFASYGPFRPRPANKYAIEHSLYVHPDHRGKGLGKVLLAAIIDNAIEQQYHLLVGGIDADNSGSIALHEKFGFEHAGTIKDAAFKFGRWLDLAFYQKILPTPFTPVED, encoded by the coding sequence ATGAAACTGATCCAATGCCAGCTTGCCTCAGAAGGTGAAGCCATTCTGGCGATATTTAACGATGCTATTTTGCATACCACGGCGCTTTATGATTATAAAGCGCGCACTTGGGATGATATGGCGCAATGGTTTGCTGAAAAAGAAAAAAAACAGTATCCGGTGCTGGGCGTGGTTAATGACAACAAGCAACTGATGGGTTTTGCCAGCTATGGCCCCTTTCGGCCAAGGCCGGCCAATAAATATGCCATTGAGCATAGCCTTTATGTGCATCCTGACCATCGTGGCAAAGGGCTGGGTAAAGTGTTGCTGGCGGCCATTATCGATAACGCTATCGAGCAGCAGTATCACTTGCTGGTGGGGGGGATTGATGCCGATAACAGCGGGTCTATTGCCTTGCATGAGAAGTTCGGTTTTGAGCATGCCGGTACCATCAAAGATGCTGCCTTCAAGTTTGGCCGCTGGCTGGACTTGGCGTTTTATCAAAAGATTTTGCCAACACCATTTACCCCGGTTGAGGATTAA
- a CDS encoding extracellular catalytic domain type 2 short-chain-length polyhydroxyalkanoate depolymerase — translation MKAFLSVVVLAVVISFRSLAAAPPLPALGADIQQTSVSGLSSGAFMTSQLFVAHSDIMIGAGIIAGGPYLCAMSWPSLSLLVNATTTCMNPLTASVAPPVAHLVSLTKGVEKKGEIDSLSNLAKTRLYVFSGESDTTVTTLVVNRTVDYYKALGVPEDAIAYNTSVNAGHAIITDDPNDTSCAKTAPPFINDCDFEQASRIIKQIFPNAKAAADTSPKAVAFNQAAFFSGNQTSMSDTAYYYAPKACLAGKHCPVHVVLHGCEQGATEIGDKYYDHTGYNQMADANDIIMLYPQVQKSAQSPFNPKGCWDFWGYSSGATVTPDFYSRNAPQIKAIFSMIERLASAPGQ, via the coding sequence ATGAAAGCGTTTTTGTCTGTTGTTGTTTTAGCCGTTGTTATCAGTTTTCGCAGCTTAGCCGCTGCCCCACCCTTACCAGCCTTAGGTGCCGATATACAGCAAACCTCGGTGTCAGGTTTGTCGTCTGGCGCCTTTATGACATCACAACTTTTTGTGGCGCATTCCGACATCATGATTGGGGCAGGCATTATTGCTGGCGGCCCTTATTTATGCGCCATGTCCTGGCCCAGCTTGTCGTTGCTGGTTAATGCCACCACCACCTGCATGAACCCGCTGACAGCAAGCGTTGCCCCGCCCGTCGCACATTTGGTGTCGCTCACCAAAGGGGTAGAGAAAAAGGGCGAAATAGACAGCCTGAGTAACCTGGCTAAAACTCGCCTTTATGTCTTTAGCGGCGAAAGCGACACCACCGTCACCACGCTAGTGGTGAACCGTACCGTTGATTATTACAAGGCCCTTGGGGTGCCTGAAGATGCCATTGCCTACAACACCTCAGTAAATGCCGGCCACGCCATTATTACTGATGACCCCAACGACACCAGTTGCGCTAAAACGGCGCCGCCTTTTATTAACGACTGCGACTTCGAGCAGGCAAGCCGCATCATCAAGCAGATTTTTCCAAATGCCAAAGCCGCCGCAGATACCAGCCCCAAAGCGGTTGCGTTTAACCAGGCGGCCTTTTTCTCTGGCAACCAAACCAGCATGAGCGATACAGCATATTACTACGCACCCAAAGCCTGCTTAGCTGGCAAGCATTGCCCGGTGCATGTGGTGCTGCACGGCTGTGAGCAAGGTGCAACCGAGATCGGCGATAAATACTATGACCACACCGGTTATAACCAAATGGCCGACGCTAACGACATCATCATGCTCTATCCTCAAGTGCAGAAGTCAGCACAATCCCCTTTTAATCCAAAAGGATGTTGGGACTTCTGGGGATATTCTTCAGGCGCAACAGTCACACCGGATTTCTATTCCCGCAACGCACCGCAGATCAAGGCGATATTCAGCATGATTGAACGCCTGGCATCAGCACCCGGCCAATAA